Proteins found in one Sorghum bicolor cultivar BTx623 chromosome 1, Sorghum_bicolor_NCBIv3, whole genome shotgun sequence genomic segment:
- the LOC110434619 gene encoding uncharacterized protein LOC110434619 → MCKGHHRGSDHQEVAHDKAACYKRQTHKQPPLMKVGSTVLLMTSKYPNKAHVAYATLLSTDPEAMVDGVKIGSQFYRVRIDHPITKDEPLVRPMPGCKNIGDAHAKGVSIAWPSMFVQMING, encoded by the exons ATGTGTAAGGGTCATCACCGAGGGTCTGACCATCAGGAGGTGGCTCATGACAAGGCTGCATGCTACAAACGTCAAACACATAAACAACCTCCTCTAATGAAG GTTGGGTCCACGGTGCTGCTAATGACTTCAAAATATCCTAATAAGGCTCATGTGGCTTATGCAACTCTCCTCAGCACCGATCCAGAAGCCATGGTTGATGGAGTTAAGATAGGAAGTCAATTCTATAGAGTGCGTATTGATCACCCTATAACAAAAGATGAGCCATTAGTAAGGCCCATGCCTGGATGCAAAAATATTGGTGATGCACATGCCAAAGGAGTCTCAATTGCTTGGCCTTCCATGTTT GTTCAAATGATTAATGGTTGA
- the LOC8083878 gene encoding uncharacterized protein LOC8083878 — MSKEGKQQFLKVLRDIKVPDGYSSNISRCVNVDQSKISGLKSHDCHILMQQLMPLALRGLLPDEVTSVLFDLCGYFRELNAKVLHINELEKLEERIIMTLCRMEMIFPPGFFTINVHLVLHLATEARIGGPVCYRSMYFVERYLGVLKSTVRNKARPEGSIAESVLAKESMHFCSTFLDGFQTLSNRLSRNDENDESLGCSARHASTLFPHPGKPLGKPSSYVLRALAKLQAHRYVLFNCSYVDPYLRAHAEEIIKKGTRHRARHRDVEKIQNEKFHLWFRSYIMQLESENGIHGVKDDIRWLARGPVEAAKRYRAFNSRGFRFRPKRLDRVTQNSGVVLTAKTSSYASASDGKPVLGDVTYYGRIIDIIELNYSGKFSVVLFKCEWVDVISKRGIMKDKYGYTLVNFSHLIHTGENIVHEPYIFPNQADQVFYAEDEEHPGWYVVNKMKPRDIYDTGCDE, encoded by the exons atgtctaaagaGGGGAAGCAACAGTTCTTGAAAGTCCTTCGTGACATAAAAGTTCCAGATGGTTATTCTAGTAACATCTCCAGATGTGTAAATGTTGATCAATCAAAAATTTCAGGCCTAAAAAGCCATGACTGCCACATACTAATGCAACAACTTATGCCACTTGCTTTGAGAGGTCTTCTTCCAGATGAAGTTACATCTGTCTTATTTGATCTGTGTGGATATTTTAGAGAACTGAATGCAAAAGTTCTCCACATCAATGAACTTGAAAAGTTAGAAGAACGAATCATAATGACGTTATGTCGGATGGAGATGATATTCCCGCCTGGGTTTTTCACTATCAATGTGCATCTTGTTCTTCACTTGGCAACAGAGGCAAGAATAGGTGGTCCTGTATGTTATCGGTCAATGTATTTTGTGGAAAG GTACCTTGGTGTTTTGAAGTCAACTGTGAGAAATAAAGCTCGTCCAGAGGGCAGCATTGCAGAATCAGTTCTGGCAAAAGAGTCTATGCACTTTTGTTCAACATTTCTTGATGGTTTTCAGACCCTGTCTAATAGGCTTTCACGAAATGACGAGAATGATGAGTCACTTGGATGCTCTGCTAGACATGCATCAACTCTTTTTCCTCATCCTGGGAAACCACTTGGAAAGCCAAGTAGTTATGTTCTGAGAGCTTTGGCTAAACTACAAGCACATAGATATGTGCTCTTCAATTGTTCTTATGTTGATCCATACCTTAG AGCTCATGCTGAAGAGATCATCAAAAAAGGTACTAGACATAGAGCCAGACATAGAGATGTtgagaaaatccaaaatgaGAAGTTCCATCTTTGGTTTAGAAGTTAT ATAATGCAGTTAGAGAGTGAGAATGGCATTCATGGTGTTAAAGATGACATTAGATGGCTAGCTCGTGGCCCGGTTGAAGCTGCAAAAAGGTACCGTGCTTTCAACAGTCGAGGTTTCCGTTTTAGGCCTAAACGGTTGGATCGGGttacacaaaatagtggtgttgtGCTAACTGCAAAAACATCAAGTTATGCTAGTGCAAGTGATGGCAAGCCAGTTTTAGGTGATGTGACTTACTATGGGAGGATAATTGATATTATTGAGCTAAACTACTCTGGAAAATTTTCTGTGGTACTTTTCAAATGTGAATGGGTTGATGTTATTTCCAAAAGAGGAATAATGAAGGACAAGTATGGATACACACTTGTGAATTTCTCACACCTGATACATACAGGAGAAAATATTGTTCATGAACCGTATATTTTTCCTAACCAAGCTGACCAGGTGTTTTATGCTGAAGATGAAGAACACCCTGGGTGGTATGTAGTCAATAAGATGAAACCAAGAGATATATATGACACAGGTTGTGATGAATAG